A stretch of DNA from Pseudopipra pipra isolate bDixPip1 chromosome 1, bDixPip1.hap1, whole genome shotgun sequence:
tttggggtttttgttctCTCTCTGGCTTTCAGCAGGATGGAGCAAGCTGAGTTTAGGGAAGCTTAGTCAGGGGTGTGATGGTGTTGGCTTAGGCTGCCTGGCCACCCCCAGGGCATCTGGAGCTCTTGGAAACAGTGGCCTCAGCTAATCTCTTTGATTCAAGGTGGCTTTGATTTTCCCCAGTGTTGTACAAACTTGCTGTCTCTGAGAAAAGCTGCTGAAAGGGCAGTACGGGTATATATATAGATAGCTCTTTCTTTGTCCATGCTTCTGTAAAAGATTTGCTTAACCTGTGAGGATGGAAGGAGACCATATGAAAATGGATCTCATCCCTGATCCCATCCTTCCTGAACACAAGCTAAAAATTTTAGTCTGATGTTTTCTGGCTGTCGTGCACCAGTGATGCCTGAGGCTTCAGAAGATTGACTCTCAATGGGCTCCCATCTGTTCACCATGGCATGTTCTTTTGTTCCTCCTCCAGCCTGAGCTGTGAATCTGTGAATTCCTTGGCATTttgaggggaaaacaaaataatctttATTTCTGTAGTATTTGGGCTATACTTGTCCCACATGCATGATAAGTACAACGGTGTTTGTTGGTGTGTATATTGGGCAGAGGGAAGAAGCAGCTCTTCAGAAACTCCTATAGCTTGAGAGTTGTTAAAGACCTTcaattaatgaaattattttggaagTCAGTGTCCTGGTTAGCTGAATACTGGTATTATGATCcaacttgggtttttttctcaaaattacTGTAAGTGAATATTTTAGTTTCTTTACAATAGCTTTGAATATGAGTGACTTTGATACAAGGATACTCATTCTAGTCTGCACTGCTCAGACAGATGCTCAAATGAATCACAGTCTTTGTTTGCAGTACTGTCTTTCCATCTCTTGGTTGCCCCAAGTAATATTTGAATACTTGAGTGTTGTAGGATCTAcatgtttttccattttgtacCTTTGCTTATAGAAATTACCTTGTCAGAAGTATGAAAGTGTCAAAAGCTCAGGGTTCATAATACTGGAAGATAGTGGGGCaatgcttttttctgttttaaaacgGGTGTTCTTATGCTCGATAtctacattaaaagaaaaaataaacacaaaacaacAGAAGCCTGAAATAGTAGCTAGATTTCTTTCCCTTGCCCCTGTTGAATGAGTTCTCCAAGTACGACTATCCTGCTGCATTCTGCACAGCATCTCTAATAAAGCGCATTAGTGTCCCGTAGAGTACTCTGGCTGGTTCAGGACTGATGTCTTGGTCCTTGCAAGCTCTTCATGATAGTCCAGGATACCTGAAATATGCACCAAATGACCAAACTTGATCTGCTATTACCAAAATCAGTGgtctctatttttcttttattcttataCTAGCGATTAAAAGATGCCTTCTGTGAGAACATAAATGGTAGGATTTTTTTGCAGACTGTGTCTGGGGGAAAGAATGTTGTCTGCTGCATGTTTAGAGGacctgtaaaaaaattaaaatacaattgtCTTTAGATGTCTTGATTTTTCTAGTTTTAGtgtgtttttctaattttcagtAATAAAGATGGCTGTTGGGCTGCTTTTGAAGTATGCTGTTACTTTGCATAATCACTTATACTAGTTTAAGCTAGTAATATTATAGTAAGACTTTTTGGCTTTTAATAACGTTATcttttgtaaaaataataaaagtgtCGGTGTGAagcatttttcttcccatttgaAAGCTGTTAAATAACATAACTGCTTTTTTGCTGGCTAGTAATTTGataaaaactttataaaaaacGAATTTGTGATGAACAAGCTAactttctcatttattttgacTTCTCTAGAGAAGTTGGAGGTTGCACCACCATCTCCAGGACAACTGAGACATGGTAAAAAAAGAATGTTTGTTGAATGTGGTTCAGTAATTGTGCAGTCTCTCTTTGAATTGGCTTCATCTTTTTCTACAAGTGCTAGTCTGTCCTCATCCCTGTCTAATGGAgtaacagaaaaccaaaacaagcacCAACATTCACCCTGCTGCCTTTGTTTCATAACACCTCGGCTGGAGAATGTGCACCATTTAGTGAAAGTAGGACAGAAAGCCCAAATGAGAGCAGGCTGctcaaaaccagcagcaaacaTTGTTTTTCTAAGCCAAACAGTGTTGATGCTGCAGTaccttgtggggtttttgtttaaaaagtgatATAAAATTGCAGAGAAATACACTGTGTATTCTTTATAATACTGTAATGATTCAAATTCTGATTTAGTTTCCAAATTAGTTTATTTTTGTGGCTTTATACTGTCCAGTGACCAAATTTATTTAGTCAAAGATTTTCCTATTCTAAGTATCtacacttatttttctttttttttttccgcttGGTCCCTGACATTCTGTTTACTCCATGAATTCCAAAAGTCTGCCCATTTCACTAAGAACTTGAGCTCCTTTTGTAGCTGCAGAGTTTTGTATAgacacattttgaaaatattggGCATATCTGTgtgcttttttattgtttatgtttttggggtttttgtcttgtggtgatttaaaacaaaaaattggaAAGTTTCATACGTTTTGTGCTTTAGTCCTTTACCTGTGCAGTTAAGAAGGTATGTGTCTCCTTAGAAAGTAGTTACAGATGTCCATTCATGTTCTTGTACCTAAGAAAGATCTTGAgtgtggctttgtttttttttgtgtggtcaTGGATTCATGCTGTCTGTGAGAGAGAAACCTAAAGGGTACTCTTACCAGTTTCTTTTCACAACTGAGGTTCATGCactcttctttcttccctcttcctgtgtttgcatttctttaagTTTATAAAATGAAGGAATTATAGTACcatctgaagtaaaaaaaaccccaccaaccaaATCCAAACTGAACAGCTGAtgcattttaaatgttaaaaaaaaatatgaaaatttctAACTTTCTAAGCTGTATTTTTGTCACATAGTCTGTCCTCAGTGCTGTAGTTAGTCTTATGAAGTGAGCACTTGAAGCTCAGCTGGAGGCAATGCTGTGCAAATTCAGTCCCACCTCCATCAGCTTAGAGTCTAAAACCTGAGAGAAAATGAAGCAGGACAAAAAGGAATGATACAGTAGCACTGTGCTCATTCTTAGAAATTATTCAGACCAATGCGTTCCAAGtttctgaaatagaaaatattttcaaaagtatttaACAGGGGTTTcagaagtgaaaagaaaaaaatgcatgaaaCTAAAGTTGAAACTTGATTTCCTAAAAAGTGTATTAAGGAGCAGCTTCAAGTCTGACTTGCTCTGAGGATAGTGTACAAACAAAATCAAGATACAGAAGTTTTGGTTGAAATAGTGGGGTAAATAACACTGTATGACACTCTAATGAGAGCCACCTTAGCATTTGCAGATTTAGCTGAAGGAGTTTTGATACGAATTGTCCAGCTCCAAGGCAATGctcttaaaatacaaatttttcgGAATACGTGAAGATGGAACTCTTGCACAGGAGTAGCGAGGGACTTGCAGAGAAAGGGCCTTTATTTCATGCAAGAGAAGAATGCAGGGAGTCTGGTGAAACAGTTGGCCATCTTCAGTGATACTGCAACACCCATTGGAAGGTCTGTAAATCTTACCCAAGCTTGTGTagctttaaatatttctcttacACACGAGTAGGCATGAGTGGCTTCCATCCGAAATTGTACAAGTGTTTGCAGAATAAGTTTTTTTACCTGGTTCTTCAGAAGCCATTAGTAACACTTCTGTGTAGCAAAGGGTTTTACTGCACCTGCCAGTAACAAAAAGGTCCTCAGTAGAATGAGTAGGAAAGGAATTTTGTGtatgttgtcttttttttcttaaaggcGGTATTAGACTGACATTTCAGTTGTTCCTGTGAATTGGTGAACTctcttataaatattttattttctctttgttacTTATTTCTTTTAGTGTTCTTCCACAATGCATTACCTTTTGTAGGGTTTGGATTTTTGGATAACGCAATTATGATTGCTGCGGTAAGTTCATTATTTAATTCCTTGATCAAGTCAATAAGATTTATATTGTTCAagagaatagaatagaatagactATGAGGTCTAGTTTAGAAAGTCCTCTTGCTCAGGACTTTCTCAGGGTCTGTAGTCTAACCTCCTGCTCAAAACAGAATCAGCTGTAAGGTCAGACCAAGTTGTTCATGTTTTTATGGGACTTGTGAAATCCAGGGGCAGCCtgtctgagcaacctgttccaatgttcAGCTTCTTCACAGTGGAAAATGTTTTGCTATATCCAACTGGAATATGTCTTGTTTTAATTCATGCACGTTGTCTCTCATCTTTGGACCACGTACTGCTGTTTCATAGTGCAGTTCACTgtgattttgtttcttcagttGAACACGTAAGGAGCTGTGGtactgtgttttatttgtttgctcaGTATTTGTAGAAGTTTTCATTCAGAGCTATACATTCAGCTATGAATTACAGTGAGGAAGAATGGTATGCAGAGATAGGGATTGAAGGTTTGTCCATTAAGCCTCTTACGAAATAGTATAAAATACTAGGAGTATCAGAAGtaggctcttttcctaaggGGAAATTATATATACCAGGAGGATAGGATTTTTTCAGATCTAGTAGAAGTAATGTCCATTTATCCCTTCAGTTTTAACATAGACAAGCTCTAAGCAATACTTCTGTCAGTTGTATCAATATAATTTAACTCCAAATCCCTCAAATAATGacaaaactgtttatttttcaggGAACCCAAATAGAATTGTCAATTGGAGTTGTCTTAGGAATTTCAACTATGGCAGGCAAGTATTAAAAATGCAGCATGTTTAGACTAATATGACACATTCCTATATTTTAGGCTGAAAGTGGCACACAGGGCTGGAAATGGCTCTTCCTCAGTCTTGCAGCTGCCTTTCCTAATAAAGAAGCAACCTGTGGGTGAAACAAGGACATACTCCTTTTGCAGAAATGGAATTTCAGTTCAAATAgcctttgaaatgcttcttgTCAGTTTTTACCTAATGGTTCAAATCCTGTGTCACTTGGGAAAGcatatttgcatttctgtaatgGAACTGCTTTTAAGTTCCCCAGGATCCCGTATTGATGTGTGTCTATATATGTATTTGTACGTTGTTGTTTGCTTGCAGTGCTAAGTGGAGATCAGTGTTGGTGTCCTTTTACTGTGTTGGCTGCTGTTCTTGGTGGCTCTTCTGCCTCCATGAGATAagggaaggccaaggagcaACCCTGCTCCTGCACTGGGCCAAAACTGATAAGCTCTGCTTGACAGCTTTGGTGCCTCTGCAACGTCAGAGGGTAAAAACCTGCTCATGGGTCCAGTAACTGCAGGGGCAGCATTGCTTGAAAGCACGTAGAGAGCTCAAGTGAAAGTGTCTATAGCAGAGCAAGTTAATGGTTTGGAAATGTGCAGTCCTCTGTTGCAGTGTGAGACAGTCAAGCTTATCTCAGTAAGATCTGCTGTGAAATCATGCATTTTGTGTATAACTTTGTTCACTCATGGACAGTATTCATTGCTAAACTGACAGAGTTTGTGGATTTGTTGAAATGTTTATCAAAGCTACATACCTGAGTAACAGCTCCTTCTACTTCCACTGCTCCTGTGCctcttcaggcactggaaggcttTGCTTGGTGTCCAGCAGTAGCTGCATGGAACTGGCAGCCACACACGGCTGTTCTTAACTCTGATCTGAAAAGTTGTTATATTGATTTCCAGGTGTtagtgttggtttttttatatttgtcaAGTTTTCTTCATATAAGTCAAGAAAAACAGTTGCACTTCCTATTATTTTAGTCTCCTGCTGTTATTAAACTGTAATAAGGTCACAATAAAAACTCTAAAGTAAGAGGATCCTAGTTCTAGTCTCTCATCCTGTATATACTGAGAACAGTGAGGGTCActaggaggggagggagaggagttgCTTGGTTTTGTTCACAACTAAAGTAatcctttgcctttttctcttccctcttcctccctccagctgcagctttagGAAACCTTGTTTCAGATTTAGCTGGACTGGGGTATGTATGCACTTGTATTAAGAATATTAAGTGCATTTACTGAGATGCAAtgtggaaaaatacattttttggtGATATAATATTGATGTACTCAATATACATCCTCAGATTGTTATGGCCAGATATGAAGACATTTCATTCTCCTCAGATAAAACAgttatatatatgaaatatctTTAGATCTAGACATACCTATTTCTGATATAAACAGACAcagtgactttttttatttttaaaggaaatttctgTGTAAATGCTGAAAGTAAAGCTGTTTGTTATGCCTGCTTTTCACACTTTCCCTCTAATGCTTTGTTTTATGCAAATAACAAGGCTTATTACTAACTAGCCTGTGTGTGACCTTTCCTCCACTAAAGATTACTTACAAACTCTACAAAAATGCAGTAACAATCACACTAGTTTTGTTGTACTGCATAAAGTTTTTATGGAAATGTTTCATATTAAATCAGTGAGATAATTAACTTATGTTGCAAAATGTGACCTTTAGAAGTCTAAACTCTTTCCCATATTAATCTGTCAATGTATTTATCAGTATGCTGAAAGAAAAGCTATAGATTTTAAGtccaaatatttcaaaatccTCACTAGAAGACACTATCTGATTCAcaattgttttttcttgttttcttgttcttccaGTCTTGCAGGTTACGTAGAAGCCTTAGCTTCACGACTGGGTCTGTCAATCCCTGACCTGACACCCAAACAAGCTGACATGTGGCAAACGCGTCTCAGTGCACACTTGGTGAGTATCCTGTAGGTAGGCACTGCTGGTATGGAGCTTTTTCTGCTTAAACTAGTAAGTGATAAATCCTTTTTGTCACTTTTTCCATTAACTCACTGACCGCCAGCATTGTGCTTACATTTCCTGTAAGGTTGAGTTGTGAGCCCATATCAGGGAGCATCATGAGACTGGATTGTTTTGGGCTTCGATGTTTTTTTTTATGCAGTGAGCCACAAATGGCTTGTGACGTGGAAAATCTCTGCAATGGCTTCATGTATGCTGTGCAGATACCGAGTTTAGCTCTGGCTATGGTGATAAGATAATTTACTTGATAGTTATGACCTCTTAGTAGTTTACTCCTGCACATTTTTTGTCAAGCGCTTGCTATTCATATACCTGCACTGGTATGTATTAATTTCTAGGATTCTATAATTAGCTTGGATATAAAATTAGCTTTCCCCTGTGTAAGATTTTAGCATTTCAGTAATATTTACTGCCTGTGTTTACAGTTGCAGGGCACTCATCGGGCAGTTGCATTTTCAGGGTGGTTGCTTAATTAACATTTAAACATTTGAAGTGGTCAAATGTTTCGGCAATGAAAGCattagtttattttaattaaagaaacagaTTATCAGAAACTGAGTAAAAAGAACAGatatttctttcacttttccaAAATGAGCCTTCATTGGGAAAATATTCATGCAGatttaagggaagaaaaatagcaCTTGCTGAGGAAAagttaggggggaaaaaagtcaggTTTTAGCAGCGATAGATCAAAGCAGCAAAGGGTTGTCATATTGTCAAGGGGCTGCCTGATAGTGTCCCCAGTGTGAGAGTTTTCTCTGTGGAAGCTGAGCTTGTGGCAAACCCCTGTCATTGTACTGCAGTTCATTCACAGCACTTTTCTGTGAAAACTCTTCTGAGCACCTTTGCCTGTATGGtaacatattttttcattttttacctGCTGTCTCAGTTTTCTAAACATTATCCACCTGCTGCTGGTGATGTGATTTGGATGTCACTTCTCttactttctttcctctcctcttgACTTATACATCCAGGTCAACTGtgaaatgttttccatttttatatttttgtctttgccTTGTGCCTTTGCAAGCCATGATGTTGGCAAGGCACTCCTTATTCCTGACTTTGATAATTTGCATTACCAGACACAAGCAGATACATTTACAATTGCACCTAAAATGTGTGCAggtgttgtttggtttttttggtttagttttttttctttccctgtcttCCTGGCCATCCTACTAATCCTTTGAATCTCAGTCTCCACCCTTATGACTTGTGCAGCTTTTCATGAGCAttcctctcctctttcttcaGAATCGTCTTTATCACAGCAAACACTGTTTGTAACATTGTCATAACTGTCTTTCTCTCATGGATTGTATTTCCAGTCTGCATGCTAAATGTGACTCACAACTGAAAACTAGAACAAGGGCTATGTTTTCCTGGTTGTATTGGTACAAGGCAAATGAGTAGCAACTGATCAGtgagaaacttaattttttccccctttctctaGGGCAAAGCTATTGGAGTGACCATTGGCTGCATATTAGGAATGTTTCCTTTGTTGTTCTTTGGCgaggaggaagaaaaactggaagaaaaataataacctTTTTACAAGACATATACAAATGTAAACTACTGTACCTCAATTATTCAATTATGCTGTCAATATTTAGGAATTAACAGACAGTAAAAAATGTATAGACTTGGGAACAAAACCTTCAGCATGTCGTTTTATGGAAACACTAATTTATTGTGGCTTTGTTGTGTTCAGTACTTCTTTTTATATCAtctaactttttatttaattgtaaatttttgaagtgttttcaCTTTTGGCAAGATGTTTACCACTTTCCCCTTAGATTTTATTCTTTAATGGATTATTACTTCAGTAATCCACCATGGATGACAGTATCACTCTTGAGTTGCATATTGGTTGCTTAACAGTTGTAATTGCATGACAGAAATATCACTGTTGTTCATCAGGTCCTTCAATGCAGATTATTATGGAGGTCATTGATGAGTAATTTGAAGTCCCTCACTTTGCAAGATGACTGGTTGCCCCTGACTAGCCATCATTTTGCACTGCCTTTAGATGAGTTATTTCAGTGATCTTTGACAGTatagtttgcattttttttcccaattctgACTAAGTGTCTCTGAATTGTCTTCTGAGATGATCATGTTGATGCTTTGACAAGGTAAGTGTCTCCAGTATAGGGTCTCTACCAAGTCCATTTAAAACGTGGTGTTTTAACACCTTCTGTACTTCCATATTCatgcctctttttttcctttgtaaacaGTATTTTGAGAACTGAGTTGAGATATCCTTAAATTTGTATTCTTGTGTTTTGAGTGTGGTATTAAAGAATTCAGACCAACTGTttcaaaaccacaaacaacTTTTTTAATTGTTCTGCTTAAAATAAGGTGTGAATAGTTGATTGGGTAGATGAGGCCAGGGAACAGTTCAGGGTATGAATGAGTGCTGGCATTGCAAGTTTATAATGGGTGGTTCAGTTGAAATGATAAGTGTACCATCAGTCTGGATTAGAGGACCTGATTTGCTGATGATAACTTTGTATTTAAGGTTAAACCtttgctacattttttttttgcgcTGTGAGACAATTactaaaaagaaaccaaacaacaaaaaaaggacaCTTGAggcctttttacttttttgccttttatttttgcagtctTACTTGGTGTGTTATAGATCTGACAGTGCAGTCTCATGTAAATGTGCTCTTTTATATGGACATGGATAAAATTATGACAGCTATCGAATATTTATGATATTTCAGGATCTGATTTGCCAATAGCATAATGCTAAACTGATAATTGTCCCTTAGAGGAGAAGATTTCGTATCTGTTTGAATACCATTTGGAAAAGACACTAAAaagaggcacagccaggacattttgaaagttttattgCTGGAATTGTTAACACTTGTGAAACCTAAAAGAAATGTTTAACAAAAAATTAAGTCCTCTGATGACTTTTATATGCTGTAGGAAAAGCCTTATTGTAGCATGTATGTTTTACATAAGCTCATTGTTTATCTCAGTATCATAAATCTGACTTCTCTGTTCTCATTTCTAGAAGCCCCTTAACAGCAGTACTGAAACTTTGATTTATAGTGAAGGTGACACTCTCGTCTCTGTTTCTTGAGAAGCAGACTTTGAAAAGTGGGAGTGAGTTGTCCTAGTAGCATGTGCTGTACTTTGTACATTACACCATGACAATCTGGACCAAACTATAAAGCTGAACAAAAGCTCAGCCAGGCATCAAATACAAATGCAGAGGAGTTTTGGCTTGCACTTTCAAAGTTGGaagctttattaaaataaaataaaataacaaacaaacaaccacaaaaaaaccctctaacCACAAAAACCAATCCAGATAGGCAATTATGCACTCTTACCCCAACAGGTTTATAGTAGTTAAATgatgagagggtttttttttttactcatcCACACGTTTGTCTTGCCTTAAACATGCTTCTGCATGTACTTTTGTTTCTATACAAAGCTCTATGTATTTCCCACatgcatttttcttaaattgaAGTACAAATCAAAGAAATTTTGCATAGCTT
This window harbors:
- the TMEM65 gene encoding transmembrane protein 65 isoform X2; translation: MSAWLGRAALLLGRPGGPAGAAAAVPWSCLGSLRGPRCCCRRRLCSLRGGAEGLLLPRGSRALGTHPKKEPMEALNTAQGARDFIYSLHSTERSCLLRELHRFESIAIAQASRYPKPLVPLEKPAEEVVSPETTDDFEKLEVAPPSPGQLRHVFFHNALPFVGFGFLDNAIMIAAGTQIELSIGVVLGISTMAAAALGNLVSDLAGLGLAGYVEALASRLGLSIPDLTPKQADMWQTRLSAHLGKAIGVTIGCILGMFPLLFFGEEEEKLEEK
- the TMEM65 gene encoding transmembrane protein 65 isoform X3, giving the protein MSAWLGRAALLLGRPGGPAGAAAAVPWSCLGSLRGPRCCCRRRLCSLRGGAEGLLLPRGSRALGTHPKKEPMEALNTAQGARDFIYSLHSTERSCLLRELHRFESIAIAQEKLEVAPPSPGQLRHVFFHNALPFVGFGFLDNAIMIAAGTQIELSIGVVLGISTMAAAALGNLVSDLAGLGLAGYVEALASRLGLSIPDLTPKQADMWQTRLSAHLGKAIGVTIGCILGMFPLLFFGEEEEKLEEK